A window of the Penaeus vannamei isolate JL-2024 chromosome 19, ASM4276789v1, whole genome shotgun sequence genome harbors these coding sequences:
- the LOC138864955 gene encoding uncharacterized protein: MSLIAVYAPTNNCKLDVKEMFYNKLAYVSDRCSQRDIHIVLGDFNVVSGCHRAGYEMYVGPYGSRADAGSENSLFFWEFVRSQKLRIFGFWYQRPGPHRWTWYSDVGNAAKEIDHILVSTRCRLLQNCRGVCPGGFLRQSLVVS; encoded by the coding sequence atgtctcttatagctgtgtatgctcctaccaatAATTgcaaacttgacgtgaaagaaatGTTCTACAACAAACTAGCATATGTGTCAGACAGGTGTTCCCAGCGAGATATtcacattgttctgggtgacttcaatgtggtatctggctgtcaTCGAGCCGGCTATGAGATGTATGTCGGTCCCTATGGTTCaagagctgatgccggtagtgagaatagcctctttTTCTGGGAATTtgttaggtcccagaaattgaggatttttggtttctggtaccagcgcccaggcccacatcgttggacttggtacagtgatgtgggtaatgcagctaaggagattgaccacatactaGTTAGCACTCGTTGTAGgctcctccagaactgcaggggagtgtgcccggggggtttcctgaggcagtctctggtcgtttcatag